In one Lolium rigidum isolate FL_2022 chromosome 3, APGP_CSIRO_Lrig_0.1, whole genome shotgun sequence genomic region, the following are encoded:
- the LOC124702761 gene encoding arabinosyltransferase XEG113 → MAPWCPAESTKPVFVGIFGAILGGFAVSALFFLLSFSSLTAPALPFPAVTTTTTNLSALSTPSQPETMYNRPIWKPPPRGSRMPSPRAFRLTRDMVRARARHGVIVVTFGNYAFMDFILTWVHHLTGLGLDNLLVGAMDTKLLRELYLRGVPVFDMGSRMDTEDAGWGSPAFHKMGREKVLLINELLPFGYELLMCDTDMVWLKNPLPYLARYPHADLLTSSDQVIPTVTDDSLENWRQVTGAYNIGIFHWRPTEPAKRLAKEWKDLVLSDDKIWDQNAFNDLVHKVFGQPVQGEDQLVYSYDGKLKLGVLPASIFCSGHTYFVQGMYQQLRLEPYAVHTTFQYAGTEGKRHRLREAMLFFDQPPYYDSPGGFLSFKPNIPKQLLLDGAHTVESHFQLVNYQMKQIRTALAVASLLKRTLVMPPLWCRLDRMWFGHPGVLEGTMTRQPFLCPMDHVFEVHIMLKDLPEEEFGAHIDFREYSFLENPSLPKQVKESFLEVQLCDGDSTSCSTANGTNEHRPLLLPRNSTEQMLLNVFSSYKNVKVIQFSSMVDAFRGFTDAAVETRFRNRVKRYTGIWCCVELREIGHIYYDMYWDEKPGWKPHPPLTREEDHPPLS, encoded by the exons ATGGCGCCGTGGTGCCCAGCCGAATCTACCAAACCGGTATTCGTCGGGATCTTCGGGGCCATCCTCGGCGGCTTCGCCGTCTccgccctcttcttcctcctttctttCTCCTCCCTCACCGCCCCCGCGCTCCCCTTTCCGgccgtcaccaccaccaccaccaatctctcCGCTCTCTCCACTCCCTCTCAGCCGGAGACCATGTACAACCGCCCCATCTGGAAGCCGCCGCCGCGGGGGTCGCGGATGCCATCGCCGCGCGCGTTCCGCCTCACCCGCGACATGGtgcgcgcccgcgcccgccacgGGGTCATCGTCGTCACCTTTGGCAACTACGCCTTCATGGACTTCATCCTCACCTGGGTGCACCACCTCACCGGCCTCGGCCTCGACAACCTCCTCGTCGGCGCCATGGACACCAAGCTGCTCCGGGAGCTCTACCTCAGGGGCGTGCCCGTCTTCGACATGGGCAGCAGGATGGACACGGAGGACGCCGGCTGGGGCTCCCCCGCCTTCCACAAGATGGGGAGGGAGAAGGTGCTGCTCATCAATGAGCTCCTGCCCTTCGGGTACGAGCTGCTCATGTGCGACACGGACATGGTGTGGCTCAAGAACCCGTTGCCCTACCTCGCCCGCTACCCTCACGCGGATCTCCTCACATCCAGCGACCAGGTCATACCCACCGTCACCGACGACAGCCTGGAGAACTGGAGGCAAG TGACCGGGGCATACAATATTGGTATTTTCCATTGGCGACCAACAGAACCTGCTAAAAGGCTGGCAAAAGAATGGAAGGACCTAGTCTTATCTGACGATAAGATATGGGACCAGAATGCTTTTAATGATCTTGTACACAAAGTTTTTGGCCAACCTGTACAAGGAGAAGATCAACTTGTGTATTCATATGATGGAAAACTGAAGCTTGGAGTCCTACCAGCAAGTATATTTTGCAGCGGCCATACCTACTTTGTGCAG GGCATGTATCAGCAGCTTCGGCTAGAACCGTATGCTGTGCACACTACTTTCCAGTATGCAGGTACTGAAGGAAAGCGCCATAGATTACGTGAGGCAATGCTTTTCTTTGATCAACCACCTTATTATGATTCACCAG GAGGTTTCCTATCATTTAAACCTAATATTCCCAAGCAATTGCTGTTAGATGGTGCCCATACCGTTGAATCACATTTTCAATTGGTTAATTACCAG ATGAAGCAAATAAGAACAGCATTGGCCGTGGCTTCCTTGTTAAAGCGGACCCTG GTAATGCCTCCATTATGGTGCAGGCTTGATAGGATGTGGTTTGGACATCCCGGAGTTCTAGAAGGTACAATGACAAGACAACCTTTTCTCTGTCCAATGGATCATGTATTTGAG GTACATATTATGCTGAAGGACTTGCCCGAGGAAGAATTTGGTGCACATATTGACTTCAGAGAATACTCCTTTCTTGAGAATCCGTCATTGCCTAAACAG GTGAAAGAGTCATTTCTTGAGGTGCAGCTCTGCGATGGCGATAGCACCAGCTGCTCCACAGCTAATGGAACCAATGAACACAGACCCCTTCTATTACCAAGGAATAGCACTGAACAAATG cttTTGAATGTCTTCTCTTCGTATAAGAATGTCAAAGTCATACAATTCTCATCTATGGTTGACGCCTTCAGAGGTTTTACTGATGCT GCTGTGGAGACGCGGTTTCGGAATCGTGTGAAGAGATATACGGGGATATGGTGCTGTGTGGAGTTGCGTGAAATTGGCCACATATACTATGACATGTACTGGGATGAGAAACCAGGCTGGAAGCCACACCCGCCACTGACTAGGGAAGAGGACCATCCACCTCTGTCCTGA